GCCGTGGCCGGACGATCCGACCTCCTCGACGTCGTCGCGGAAGATCCAAGGATGCCCGGAGCGAAGCCGGCGCGCCCCGCGGGGGCGAACCCGGACCTGGGGAAGGCCGGCCGCGGGGCTCACGGCCTCGAGCCCGCTATTCCTCGGAGGCGTCGTCGTCGCCTTCGTCGACGACGAGGGGCTCCTCTTCGGGCGTGGTCTCGACCTCCTCGTCCTCGTCGACCTCCGCCTCGAACTCCTCCGCCTCGTCCGCCGGGGCCTCCGCCTCGGGCTCCGCGGTCTCCTCGTCCTCGTAGTCCTCGTCCTCGCCGGGGTGGTACGCGTACTGCGGGAGTTTTCCCTGCTCCTCGAGCTCCTGGCAGGTGATGCAGTAACGCGCCCAGGGCTGGACCTCGAGGCGCTTGCGCGGAATCGTCGCGCCGCACTGCTGGCAGTTCCCGTATTCCCCGCGATCGATGCGTCGCAGCGCCTCCTCGATCATCACGAGCTGCTTGCGGTCCATCTCGGTGAGCGAGAGCAGGAACTCGCGGGCGTAGGAGTTCACGGCGTAGTCGATGTAGTCCTCGGTGCCGTTGTCGAGGCTCTCCTCGCTGTCGCCCTTGCTGATCGAGTACTGCTGCATCTGGTCGCGCTGCTTGCGCAGGAGCAGCTCGCGGAAGGGCGCCCACTCCTTGCGTCGCTGCGCCACGGCGGCGGCGCGGGACGCGGGCGTGCGCGCGACCTTCGGCTCGGGCGTCCTGGGCGCCTTCGCGGGAACCGGGCTCGGGGCGGGAGCGGGCTTCGGAGCCTTCGCGGCCTTCGCCGGAGCGGGCTTCGCAGCCTTCTCGATCTTCGCCGGCTTGGGGGCGGCCTTCTTCGCCGCGGGCTTCGCCGCCTTCGCGGGAGCCTTCGGCGCGGCCTTCTTTTTGGCGGGCGCCTTGGCGGTTTTCGCAGGCGCCTTGGTCTTCGACTTGGCCTTCATCGACTCCTCCGGTCCGACCGGCGGCTGAGGGATATCCCGGAAAAGCGGCGTACTATAGATCGCTCGAGGACGAGCGTCAAGAAAACCCGCTGTTTCGCGCTTTTCGAGTTCAAAAGTCCAGCGGGATCCTCGGCCGCCCCCGCGCGCCCACCACCGCGAACGGTTCCACGACCCGGATCTGCCGGTCGAGACGCGCGATGTGGGCGACGGCGTCTCCGGGATTGACCATCGGGATCGTCGTCGTCCCGAGCACCACCCCGGTCGCCGGGCTGCGTACGGAGACGACCTCCCGCCCGAAGGGGTTCGTGATCCCGCCGAGCACGTCCCCCTCGAACACGAGATCGCCGGGGCGGGTGCGCAGATCGAGGATGCCCCCGCGGGAGGCACGGACCCACGCCGCCCGCTTGACCACCACGCGGAAACGCGGCTGCCGCGGCGGGATGTCGAGCATGCCCAGCGCCGCGAGCACGTTGTAGACGCCGAAGAGCCCCTTGCGGATCTCCCGTCGCTGGAACTTGAAGGTCTCCCCCGCCTCGTAGGCGACGAACGGGATCCCGGACTCCGTCGCGGCGCGACGCAGCGAGCGCAGGCGACCGGGGTTGTCGAAGATGAACTCCGCGCCGAACGCCCGGGCGAGCGACTCCGCCCCGGGGTCGGACAGGTCGGCCCTCAAGTGCGGGAGGTTGACCCGTCCCACGGCCGCGGTGTGGAAGTCGACGCCGTGGTCGGCCTTCCGCACGATCTCGGCGAAGACCGTCGCGGCGACGCGCGCCGCCGCGGAGCCCTCGGGGTTGCCGGGGAAGCAGCGATTGAGGTCGCGCCGGTCCGGGAGGTACCGGGAGTGGGAGAGGAATCCGAACCGGTTGACGACGGGCACGCAGACGAGCGAGCCGCGGATGCGGTCGTGCGAAAGGCCCAGCAGCACCTGGCGGACGATCTCGACCCCGTTGAGCTCGTCGCCGTGAACGGCCGCGACGAGCGCGACGGTCGGCCCGGCCTCCCTCCCGCGAATCACCGTCACGGGGATGCTCACGGGGTTCGCCGTGTAGAACTCCGAGATCTTGAGGAGGATCTCCTGCGTGGAGCCGGGCTCGATCGGGCGGCCGCCCACGCGCAGCGGCTTCGGCCGCGCGGCGCGCCGGCGGCTCACGCCATCGCCTCGCGCGGCGGGCGACGCGAGCGGGCGTACCCGGCCGCGTAGTCGACGATCTCGCCCGCCACGTCCACCCCGGTCGCCCGTTCGAGACCCTCGAACCCCGGTGAGGAGTTGATCTCGATGACCTTGGGGCCGGACTTCGACTCGAGCATGTCCACGCCCGCGATGTGGAGGCCCATGATCCTCGCCGCCTCGATCGCGGTGCGCGCGTATTCGGCGGGGAGGCGCACGGCCCGTCCCGTCCCGCCGCGGTGGATGTTCGACCGGAAGTCCCCCATGCGCGCCGTCCGCCGCATCGCCGCGGCGACGCGGTCGCCGACGACGAGGGCCCGGATGTCGCGGCCGCGGCTCTCGCGGATGAACTCCTGGACGAGGATGTTCTGTCCGAGCGACCACAACGTGTGCACGATCGAGTCCACCGCTTCCGGGGTCTCGGCGAGCATGACGCCGACCCCCTGCGTTCCCTGGATCAGCTTGAGGACCACCGGCGGGCCTCCCACGATCTTCAGCGCGTGCGGCATCTGCTCCGGGTGGCGGGCCATCACCGTCTTGGGGATGTCGATGTCGTGCCGCGAGAGGAACTGGAGGCTTCGCAGCTTGTCGCGCGAGCGGCCGATCGCGTAGGACATGTTCACGACCGGGACGCCCATCATGTCGAACTGGTTCACCACGGCCAGGCCGTAGTCGGTGATCGTGGCCCCGATCCTCGGGAGCACGACGTCGACGCCGGACAGGCGCCGCTGCCTCGGCCCGTGGTGCACGGCCGGCGCGCGCCGGCCGCACACGAGCCAGCAATCCAGCGGGTCGACGACGGACGCCTCGTGCCCGCGGGCCGTCGCGGCCTCGACGAGGCGGCGCGTCGTATAGAGCGCCGCCCTCCGGGACAGGATCACGAGGCGCATGGGGATCAGGCCGTGCCGGACCCGCCGCCGCCCTTCTCCGCCAGCGAGGCGTGTGCGGCCGCGAGCCTCGCGACCGGCACCCGGTACGGGGAGCACGACACGTAGTCGAGCCCGGCGGCGTGGAAGAACTTCACGGACTCGGGGTCCCCGCCGTGTTCGCCGCAGACGCCGAGCTTGAGCCCGGCCCGGCCGCGCCGCCCCTCCTCGCACGCGAGCTTCACGAGGCGGCCGACGCCTTCGGTGTCGACGGTCTGGAACGGGTCGGCCCGGAGGACTCGTTTCTCGAGGTACTCGGGGAGGAACTTGCCGACGTCGTCGCGGCTGAAGCCGTACGTCATCTGGGTCAGGTCGTTGGTGCCGAACGAGAAGAACTCCGCCTCGCGGCCGATCGATTCCGCGACGATCGCGGCCCGGGGGACCTCGATCATGGTCCCGACGAGGTGCGCGATGCGGACCTGGGTTTTCTTCTCGACCTCCGCGCCCACCGCACGCACGCGCTCCCGGAGCTCGGTGAACTCCCTCAGGGTCCCGACGAGCGGGATCATGATCTCCGGCTTGACGTCCACCCCCTTCTTCAGGGAGGCGGCGGCGGCCTCGAAGATCGCGCGGACCTGCATCTCATAGATCTCGGGATACGTGATCCCGAGCCGACAGCCGCGGTGGCCGAGCATCGGGTTGGCCTCGTGGAGCTGCTCGGCGCGCGCCTCGAGGGCCTTCACGCCGACCTTCATCTCCCGCGCGAGCCTGCGGAACTGCTGCGGCGTCGTCGGCAGGAACTCGTGGAGGGGCGGGTCGAGCAGGCGGATCGTCACCGGCAGGCCGTTCATCGCCTTGAAGATCCCGATGAAGTCCTTGCGCTGCATCGGGAGGAGCTTGGCGAGCGCCTTCTGCCGCCCGCGGAGGTCGTCGGCGAGGATCATCTCGCGCACGGCGGCGATGCGGTCCTCTGCGAAGAACATGTGCTCGGTGCGGCAGAGTCCGATCCCCTCCGCGCCGAACGCGCGCGCGACGTCGGCGTCGTGGGGGGTATCCGCGTTGGTCCGGACCTTCAGCCGGCGAACCTCGTCGGCCCAGTCCATCAGGCGCGCGTAGCGCCGGTAAAGCGGCGACTTCGCGGCCTTGAGCGTCCGCTCGACGAGGACCTGCTGGATCTCGGACGGGTGCGTGTCCAGGGAGCCCAGCAGCACCTCTCCGGTGGCGCCGTCGATCGAGAGGGCGTCCCCCTCGCGGAGCGTCCGGCCGCCGGCCTTGAGCCGGCCGGCCTTGGCGTCGACCTGGATGGCCTCGGCTCCGACGATGCAGGGCTTGCCCATCCCGCGCGCGACGACGGCGGCGTGCGAGGTCATCCCGCCGCGGCTCGTGAGGATCCCGACCGCCGCGACCATCCCGGCGAGGTCCTCGGGGCTCGTT
The sequence above is a segment of the Candidatus Polarisedimenticolaceae bacterium genome. Coding sequences within it:
- the ppdK gene encoding pyruvate, phosphate dikinase, which produces VKHDTDLSASDLEALVVRYKEKVRKASGKPFPQEPREQLWGAIAAVFRSWDNDRAKLYRRQYGIADDLGTAVNVQSMVFGNLGSDCATGVAFTRNPATGENVFYGEYLENAQGEDVVAGIRTPKPISRAQAAGGDHTSLEEMIPSCYAQLLDIRQKLETHYKDMQDIEFTIERGRLFMLQTRTGKRTGLAALNIAFDFHEAGTIDRNEALRRIEPDMLVQLLAPIFDAREKEQASRGGRLLAKGLPAGPGAASGIVAFTAEHAVQLARRGKKVLLVRAETSPEDLAGMVAAVGILTSRGGMTSHAAVVARGMGKPCIVGAEAIQVDAKAGRLKAGGRTLREGDALSIDGATGEVLLGSLDTHPSEIQQVLVERTLKAAKSPLYRRYARLMDWADEVRRLKVRTNADTPHDADVARAFGAEGIGLCRTEHMFFAEDRIAAVREMILADDLRGRQKALAKLLPMQRKDFIGIFKAMNGLPVTIRLLDPPLHEFLPTTPQQFRRLAREMKVGVKALEARAEQLHEANPMLGHRGCRLGITYPEIYEMQVRAIFEAAAASLKKGVDVKPEIMIPLVGTLREFTELRERVRAVGAEVEKKTQVRIAHLVGTMIEVPRAAIVAESIGREAEFFSFGTNDLTQMTYGFSRDDVGKFLPEYLEKRVLRADPFQTVDTEGVGRLVKLACEEGRRGRAGLKLGVCGEHGGDPESVKFFHAAGLDYVSCSPYRVPVARLAAAHASLAEKGGGGSGTA
- a CDS encoding RimK family alpha-L-glutamate ligase; this encodes MRLVILSRRAALYTTRRLVEAATARGHEASVVDPLDCWLVCGRRAPAVHHGPRQRRLSGVDVVLPRIGATITDYGLAVVNQFDMMGVPVVNMSYAIGRSRDKLRSLQFLSRHDIDIPKTVMARHPEQMPHALKIVGGPPVVLKLIQGTQGVGVMLAETPEAVDSIVHTLWSLGQNILVQEFIRESRGRDIRALVVGDRVAAAMRRTARMGDFRSNIHRGGTGRAVRLPAEYARTAIEAARIMGLHIAGVDMLESKSGPKVIEINSSPGFEGLERATGVDVAGEIVDYAAGYARSRRPPREAMA
- a CDS encoding TraR/DksA family transcriptional regulator yields the protein MKAKSKTKAPAKTAKAPAKKKAAPKAPAKAAKPAAKKAAPKPAKIEKAAKPAPAKAAKAPKPAPAPSPVPAKAPRTPEPKVARTPASRAAAVAQRRKEWAPFRELLLRKQRDQMQQYSISKGDSEESLDNGTEDYIDYAVNSYAREFLLSLTEMDRKQLVMIEEALRRIDRGEYGNCQQCGATIPRKRLEVQPWARYCITCQELEEQGKLPQYAYHPGEDEDYEDEETAEPEAEAPADEAEEFEAEVDEDEEVETTPEEEPLVVDEGDDDASEE
- a CDS encoding succinylglutamate desuccinylase/aspartoacylase family protein; translated protein: MSRRRAARPKPLRVGGRPIEPGSTQEILLKISEFYTANPVSIPVTVIRGREAGPTVALVAAVHGDELNGVEIVRQVLLGLSHDRIRGSLVCVPVVNRFGFLSHSRYLPDRRDLNRCFPGNPEGSAAARVAATVFAEIVRKADHGVDFHTAAVGRVNLPHLRADLSDPGAESLARAFGAEFIFDNPGRLRSLRRAATESGIPFVAYEAGETFKFQRREIRKGLFGVYNVLAALGMLDIPPRQPRFRVVVKRAAWVRASRGGILDLRTRPGDLVFEGDVLGGITNPFGREVVSVRSPATGVVLGTTTIPMVNPGDAVAHIARLDRQIRVVEPFAVVGARGRPRIPLDF